The region AGCACGCGCATCGGAGTCGTCGAAGGCGGCATGCGAGTGCCGCTCAAGGGCGAGAACTTCGAGCTGCTCGCGTCGGACTTCGAGGCCGCGTTCGACGAACTGCTGCGCGTCGCTGACGATGACACGTCGCAGTGGACGCGGGGACGCCCCGGCAAGTGGACGCTCGGCCAGCACGTGGATCACGTCCGCGTCGCACTGGGGCATGGGCTGCGTTAGTTCGAGGAACGAGCCATGCAGCTGAGAGCCGGCACGCTGCCGCCCGTTCCGCGGCGCGGAGTGGTGGAGTGGCTGTTCGTGCGGTTCGTGGTGGTGCGCGGGCAGATTCCGCGCGGCGCGCCTGCACCGAAGTCGATGCACCCCACGAGTACGCCCGATCGCGACGCGGTACTGGCGCAAGTTCGCCGCGACGTCGCACGCTATCGAGCGATCGGCGACACGCTGGGGGCGAGCGAGCGCGATCGACTCTGGGTGCCGAACCCGTTCCGACCGGCGTGGCGCTACACCTACCCGGAGTCGCTGCGGATGCAGGCGGTGCACGCGAGGCATCATGGGGCGCTGGTGGGGGAGTTCATGAACAAGTGAGGCGAATGCCGCTCGGAACTCTCGGCGAGCAGCGATCATCTCGAGATGTTTGAGTCCTGACCTCCTCCCGCTCCATCGCGTATTCTCCCGCCCCATGCGCCAAACCTCCGGCTCCATGCTGTGCCCGTCGTGCCGCAAGCTCATCTCGGTGAGCGAGCCCAAGTGCCCCTTCTGCGGCACTCCGAACCCCAGCCTGTTCGGCTATGCGCCTGGGATCCAGCGCCTGGTGACGCAGCACCTCGACTTCACCCGCATCATCACGATCACGTGCGTCGGGCTCTACGTCGCGGCGCTGGTGCTGCAACCGGAGGCGATCGCCGAAGGCTTTCAACGCCTGCCGTTCGGCCTGCTGGCGCCCGGTTCACGTGCGCTGGTGCAGCTCGGTATGACGAGCGGCGAGATCATGCGGGCCGGCTGGTGGTGGACGCTGCTCACTGCGATCTACCTGCACGGCGGGCTGCTGCACATCTTCTTCAACCTGATGTGGGTGCGGGATCTCGGCCCGGCGGTCGGCAACGTCTTCGGGCCGGCGCGTGCGTTCCTGATTTTCTCGTTCGCGGGCGCAATCGGCTTCGTGGTCTCGAACCTGGCCTCGGGCAATCCCACCGTGGGTGCATCGGGCAGCATCTTCGGGTTGCTCGCGGCGCTGATCGTCTACAGCCGCCGCACCGGGTCCCCGATGTCGACGCAGCTGTGGCAATGGGCGGGGCTGATGTTCGTGATGGGCTTTCTCATGTCGAGCGTGAACAACTGGGCGCACGCCGGCGGCTTTGCCGGAGGCTGGATCATGGCCACGGTGATGCCGGCCTCGCACGAGAAGCGCGAGTCGCTGTGGATCCAGATCGCAGCGCTCGCGCTGCTCGCCATCACGCTGCTCGGATTCGTGATGTCGTTCATCAACGTCACCCGGATGCTGCTTGGGAGCTGACCCCACTGATTATCTGTGTACAAGATTTTTGTATACAAAATCCCGACAAGCATGCTAGCGTTGGCAACCGGCCGATTTGAACCCAACCCACGAGGGCCCAAGCGAATGGCCATCCTGATCGCTCGTTCGCCGCTGCGCCGGCAGGTCCGTGATCGGCTGGTCTCGAGCTTCACTCGTGGCATTCCGGCCCCCGGTAGCGGAATCAACGAGGCCGAGCTGGCCGCCGAACTGGGGGTGAGCCGCACTCCGCTTCGCGAGGCGCTACACGCGCTGGAGCGCGAGGGTCTGGTTGGCAGCCAGCCGGGCCGCGGGTTCTTCGTGCGCCCCTTGAGCCGGCGCGAGGCGCAGGAGCTGTACCCGATCATCTGGACGCTCGAGTCGCTCGCACTACGCAGCGCCGCGTTGCGCCCGGCCAGCGACTTCGATGCGCTCGATGCCCTCAATGCCGAGCTGCGCGCCGCGGATGCCGATGCCGACCAGGCGCTGGTGCTCGATGCGCGCTGGCACCGCGGGCTCGTGGAGCCGTGCGACAACCGTCGGCTGCTCGAAACCCTCGAGAGCCTCAAGCTTCAGGCGTTCCGCTACGAGTACGCGTTCATGAAAGACGCCGGCCGCGTGTTCCAGTCGGTCGAGCAGCACGAGGCGATCACGGCCTCGCTGCGTTCGGGCCATCTCGCGGCGGCGCTCGAAATGCTCGAGCGCAACTGGCGCATCAGCCTCGACTTTCTTTCGCCATGGCTCGAGCAGGCGGGGCACGAGTGAGTGTCGCGGTCGAGCTGCTCGCGTCGCTGATCCGCGTGCCGTCGGTCAACCCCTCGATCGCTCCCGACGAAGCCGGCGATGAGCGCGCAATCGCCGCGTTCGCCTGCGAATGGCTCGCGTCGCACGGTGTCCGCGCATGGCAGGAAGAAGCCGCGCCCGGGCGCTCCAACGCAGTCGCCGAGGTGCGCGGGGGAGAGGGACCGACGCTGGTGCTGTGCGGTCACATCGACACGGTCGGGACACCTGGCATGCCGGCGCCGTTCGAGCCGCGCATCGAGACTGGCCGCATGTACGGCCGTGGCGCCTACGACATGAAGGGCGGCGTGGCCGCGTGCATGGCAACCGCCGCGGCGCTGGCGGGGGAGCAGTTCGGTGGAACGCTGATGCTGGCGCTGGTCGCCGACGAAGAACACGCGAGCCTCGGCTCGCAGGCCTACGTCGCTCGGCATCGCGCGGACGCCTGCATCCTCACCGAGCCGAGCGAGGGCGACCTGATGTTCGCGCACAAGGGTTTCGTGTGGCTCGACGTGGTGGTGCGAGGTCGCGCCGCGCACGGCAGCCGCTGGGACCTGGGCGACAGCGCCAACGCCCGCATGGGTCACGTGCTCGCGGCCCTCGATCGCTTCGACGCCGAAGTGCTGCGCGGTCGTCGCGACCCGGTGCTCGGCCCGGCCTCCATGCACCCGGCGCTGCTCAAGGGCGGCGTAGGACTCTCGACCTATGCCCCCGAGTGTTGCCTGCAGATCGAGCGTCGCACACTGCCGGGCGAGACGCCGGACCAGGTGCGCGACGAACTCGCGGCGGTGGTGCACGCGAGCGCACCCGACGCCGAGGTGGCGATCACGCTGGTGCGACCCGCCATGCATTGCGACGAGTCGCAGCCGATCCGCCGCATGGTGCGCGACGCGATCACCCAGGTCACCGGCACCGCGCCTCGCGAGATCGGGGTGGGGTTCTGGACCGACGCCGCATTGTTCGCGGCCGCAGGCATCCCGACCGTTGACTATGGCCCGACTGGCGCCGGCGCCCACGAGCCCGAAGAGTGGGTCGAGATTGCCTCGGTCGAACGCACCGCGCAGGTGCTGCTGCAGGCGGCGCGTGACTTCTTCGCGCGCCGACGCTAGCCCAATCCGACCTCACGGTTCGACGATCAGCGGTTCGCCGCGCTTCATTCGCAGCCGGAACGCGCCGATACTCGTGCAAACTGCATCCCTGCGGCGCGGCGCGACTCTGCTATGCTTCCTGCCGCTTCACCCAACACTGTTGAGCGGGTTCCACGCGGGTACGTCTCGCGCGGGACTCCATTCCCCCTCGATCCGTCCGGGTTCACGCTCTGCCGGGTTGTCGAAAGGAGACAGTTCATGAGTGCTTTGTCGCGTCATTCCGCCCGTCTCTCCCCGAACCGTCGCGAGCCACGCGCCTTCTCGGCGCCGCGTCAGCCCGACGGAAATCGCGCGCCGGTCAGCTCGTACTTCGCGAGCCACGTCCTCGATCTGATCAAGCTCAAGGAACGTCTGCCGCGCGAGGCCTATCAGGCGCTGCTGGTCACGCTCAAGAACGGCGGACCGCTCGCGCGTGAGACTGCCGAGACCATCGCGTCGGTGGCGCGCGAATGGGCAACTTCGCAGGGCGCCACGCACTTCACGCACTGGTTCCAGCCCATGACCGGCCTCACGGCCGAGAAGCACGACGCGTTCATCGACCTGAACTTCGGCATGCGCGGCGAGCTCAAGGTGCTGGAGCGGTTCTCGGGCTCGATGCTGCTGCAGGGCGAGCCGGACGCCAGCTCGTTCCCGTCGGGCGGCATCCGCAGCACCTTCGAAGCACGCGGCTATACCGCATGGGATCCCAGCTCTCCCATGTTCCTGATGGAGAGCACCAATGGCCGCACGCTGTGCGTGCCGACCGTGTTCATCGCGTATCACGGTGAATCGCTCGATCACAAGACGCCGCTGCTGCGATCACTCGACGCGCTCGACAAGCAGGCGCTCGAGTTCCTGAAGCTGCTCGGTGACGTCGACGTGCAGTCGGTGTCGGCCACCCTCGGTGTCGAGCAGGAGTATTTCCTGATCGATCGCGATCACTTCGTCCTGCGACCCGATCTCGTGATGTGCGAGCGCACGCTGCTGGGCGCGGCGTCGGCACGCGGTCAGCAGTTCGAGGACCACTACTTCGGCTCGATCCCGCCGCGAGTGCTCGCGTTCATGGAGGAGATGGAGTTCGAGCTGCATCGACTCGGCATCCCGATCAAGACGCGGCACAACGAAGTGGCTCCGATGCAGTTCGAGTTCGCGCCGATTTTCGAAGACGCGAACATCGCGAACGACCACAACGCGCTCGCCATGGACGTGGCGCGCCGCGTGGCGATGCGCCATCACCTGGCGATCCTGTTCCACGAGAAGCCGTTCGACGGGCTGAACGGCAGCGGCAAGCACTGCAACTGGAGCCTCGGCACCGATCGCGGCGACAACCTGTTCGATCCCGGTCGCACGCCGCACCAGAACCTGCGCTTCCTGGCGTTCCTCGCGGTGTTCTTGAAGGCCGTGCACGACCACGCCGACGTGTTGCGCTACAGCATCGCGTACGCCTCGAACGACCTGCGGCTCGGCGCCAACGAAGCGCCGCCGGCGATCCTGAGCGTGTTCATGGGCGATCAACTCACCAACGTGATCGAGAAGATCACCTCGGGCGCCAGGATCGAGGATCCGCAGAACTTCGTGATCCAGCTCGGCGTGGGGCGGCTGCCGCAGCTCATGAAGGACAACACCGACCGCAACCGCACCTCGCCGTTCGCGTTCACCGGCAACAAGTTCGAGTTCCGCGCGGTCGGAAGCAACGCCAACTGCGCGGGGCCGCTCACGATGCTCGCGGCCGCGGTCGCGGACTCGCTCCGTCAGCTCTCGCCGCGCCTGAACGAAAAGGTCAAGAAGGGCGGCGAGCGCGACAAGGCGGTGCTCGAGCTGCTGCGCGAGGTTTATGCCGAGACCGCGGCGGTTCGATTCGAGGGCAACGGCTACAGCGACGAGTGGAAGACCGAGGCGGCCAGGCGCGGGCTGCCGAACCTGGTCGACACGCCCTCGGTGCTGGCGGCGCTGCAGGATCCGAAGCGCACCGCGTTCCTGAACGAACTCGGGATCTTCACCGAGCGCGAGCAGAAGGGCCGCATGATGATCGCGCTCGAGCGCTACCTGAAGACGGTGGAGCTCGAGGCGGACACCCTGATCGAGATGCTCAACACGTTCGTGATCCCGGCCGGTGAACGGCAGCTGTCGGTCAGCCTCGACGTGCTGCGGCGGCTCGAGGACGGCAGCGGGC is a window of Candidatus Eisenbacteria bacterium DNA encoding:
- a CDS encoding glutamine synthetase type III produces the protein MSALSRHSARLSPNRREPRAFSAPRQPDGNRAPVSSYFASHVLDLIKLKERLPREAYQALLVTLKNGGPLARETAETIASVAREWATSQGATHFTHWFQPMTGLTAEKHDAFIDLNFGMRGELKVLERFSGSMLLQGEPDASSFPSGGIRSTFEARGYTAWDPSSPMFLMESTNGRTLCVPTVFIAYHGESLDHKTPLLRSLDALDKQALEFLKLLGDVDVQSVSATLGVEQEYFLIDRDHFVLRPDLVMCERTLLGAASARGQQFEDHYFGSIPPRVLAFMEEMEFELHRLGIPIKTRHNEVAPMQFEFAPIFEDANIANDHNALAMDVARRVAMRHHLAILFHEKPFDGLNGSGKHCNWSLGTDRGDNLFDPGRTPHQNLRFLAFLAVFLKAVHDHADVLRYSIAYASNDLRLGANEAPPAILSVFMGDQLTNVIEKITSGARIEDPQNFVIQLGVGRLPQLMKDNTDRNRTSPFAFTGNKFEFRAVGSNANCAGPLTMLAAAVADSLRQLSPRLNEKVKKGGERDKAVLELLREVYAETAAVRFEGNGYSDEWKTEAARRGLPNLVDTPSVLAALQDPKRTAFLNELGIFTEREQKGRMMIALERYLKTVELEADTLIEMLNTFVIPAGERQLSVSLDVLRRLEDGSGRPGGVARPAMQARTDRIAMVLGEVIDATEKLSGELDKVDSVHDELDKARKLADAVRPGMAAARSAADRLEHLVDDSLWTLPKYREMLFVK
- a CDS encoding rhomboid family intramembrane serine protease, translated to MRQTSGSMLCPSCRKLISVSEPKCPFCGTPNPSLFGYAPGIQRLVTQHLDFTRIITITCVGLYVAALVLQPEAIAEGFQRLPFGLLAPGSRALVQLGMTSGEIMRAGWWWTLLTAIYLHGGLLHIFFNLMWVRDLGPAVGNVFGPARAFLIFSFAGAIGFVVSNLASGNPTVGASGSIFGLLAALIVYSRRTGSPMSTQLWQWAGLMFVMGFLMSSVNNWAHAGGFAGGWIMATVMPASHEKRESLWIQIAALALLAITLLGFVMSFINVTRMLLGS
- a CDS encoding M20/M25/M40 family metallo-hydrolase, which gives rise to MARAGGARVSVAVELLASLIRVPSVNPSIAPDEAGDERAIAAFACEWLASHGVRAWQEEAAPGRSNAVAEVRGGEGPTLVLCGHIDTVGTPGMPAPFEPRIETGRMYGRGAYDMKGGVAACMATAAALAGEQFGGTLMLALVADEEHASLGSQAYVARHRADACILTEPSEGDLMFAHKGFVWLDVVVRGRAAHGSRWDLGDSANARMGHVLAALDRFDAEVLRGRRDPVLGPASMHPALLKGGVGLSTYAPECCLQIERRTLPGETPDQVRDELAAVVHASAPDAEVAITLVRPAMHCDESQPIRRMVRDAITQVTGTAPREIGVGFWTDAALFAAAGIPTVDYGPTGAGAHEPEEWVEIASVERTAQVLLQAARDFFARRR
- a CDS encoding GntR family transcriptional regulator; translation: MAILIARSPLRRQVRDRLVSSFTRGIPAPGSGINEAELAAELGVSRTPLREALHALEREGLVGSQPGRGFFVRPLSRREAQELYPIIWTLESLALRSAALRPASDFDALDALNAELRAADADADQALVLDARWHRGLVEPCDNRRLLETLESLKLQAFRYEYAFMKDAGRVFQSVEQHEAITASLRSGHLAAALEMLERNWRISLDFLSPWLEQAGHE